ATGCTGGGATCAGTGGTATCCAGAAGCGGCTAGAGTAATGAGTCTGATGGGAGCAGAGATTCTGTTCTATCCAACGGCTATTGGTTCTGAACCGCAGGATGGATTGATCGATTCCAAGGATCATTGGCAGACCTGTATGCTTGGACATGCAGCTGCTAACCTTATTCCAGTCGTGGCTTCCAACCGTATCGGTGAAGAAATTGATGAGGATTCGAGAATTAATTTCTACGGTTCATCGTTCATTGCAGGCCCGCAAGGCAATAAAATTGTTGAAGCAGGCCGAGATGAGCAAACCGTGCTGGTAAGCGAATTCGATCTGGATGCTTTGGAAGTCGGACGGATCGAGTGGGGCATCTTCCGTGATCGCCGGCCGGACCTGTACAAAATGATTGGTTCTTATGATGGGGATATCATTCTTTAATAGAATTCCCAATTAAATGTGCTAAAGGCACTGCTAGAGAGGATAGAATCTCTGGCAGGGCCTTTTTTATGTTCAATTGGGAAATGTTGGAGGAATGAAGTTTAGAGCAAATGTTCGAGAATCCTATGCGAGAACGGACACAATCTTTTCTATCAAAAGTACTGTAAGAGTTTGGAAAAGTAGAATATTGCTATTTTATCAGGTATATTAGAAGAGTAAACCGTGATTCAAGGATCTACTATGAAAATTCTGTCGGATACGTGGAGAGGAGGCTCTGGGATATCTTTTGTTATCATAATCTTGCAGTGATAGAAGGAGAATACGATGAGCACATTTAAAAGCTGGTTGAACACAACCAAAAACGGATTAACAGAACAAGTAAAGAAATTCAAAAATAAAGATTTCATGAATGCGGTAGTTGCGGGCTGCGCCTTGGTTGCTGCTGCAGACGGTAAGATAGAAGAAACTGAAAAGAATAAAATGGCTGGCTATATGAATATGAGTAATGAACTAAAGGTGTTTGACATGAGAGACGTCATTACCCAGTTCAACTTTTATGTAAGTAACTTTGAGTTCTCACCAGAAATCGGTAAGCAGGAAGCACTGAAAGCAATCGGTAAGTTTACCGGAAAACCGGATGTGGGACGCGTAATTGTGGGTGTGTGCTCAGCTATTGGATCAGCTGATGGTGATTTTGATGACAATGAAAAAGCGGTAGTACGGCATATTTGCGGTGTCTTGGGATTAAACCCTGGCGAGTTCAGTTTATAAACGATGTAAAACCATATACATGAGTTCGGATGAAACGTATTTAGTTCTTTAGCGTATCACTCATATAACATCCAAAAGCTAGACTAATAGTGGTGATTCTTTTTAGGGAATGGAGGTACGTAAAGTTGGCTGGAATTAATCTGGTAAAAGGTCAGAAGATTGACCTCACAAAAGGTAATGCAGGCTTATCTAACGTAATTGTAGGTTTAGGTTGGGATCCGGCTGAGCCGGCTCGAGGATTCTTCGGTGTGAAGAAACAGGCCAACGTGGACTGTGATGCTTCAGCGCTGATGCTGAACGAGAATGGTAAGCTAATTAAGAAGGGTAACCTGGTGTGCTTCCATAATAAGCAAAGCCCTTGTAACTCTGTCATTCATTCCGGAGACAATCTCACGGGTGATGGAGACGGAGACGATGAGCAAATCATGGTCAACCTGAATGCCATTCCTTCCGATGTGCACAAGGTTCTGGTAGTTGTGAATATTTATGATGCTACGAACCGTAAACAGGATTTCGGACTGATCAAATCAGCTTATATCCGTGTGATGAATGCTGTAGGCAATAATGAGCTGATCCGCTTCAACCTATCTGATAATTACAATGGCTATACGGCGCTTATTTGTGGGGAACTTTACCGGCAAGGTGGAGAATGGAAGTTCGCTGCAATTGGTGAGGGTAGTCACGCGGCACATATCAATCAACTGGCAGAACGCTACGTATAATCCAAATAAAAGAAAAGAGGAATGTTATCATGGCAATTAATCTATCCAAAGGTCAAAAGATCGATTTAACGAAAACAAATCCAGGTCTGTCCAAAATCACAGTGGGTCTTGGTTGGGACACTAATAAATATGACGGCGGTAAAGATTTCGATTTGGACGTTTCCGTATTTTTGACTAATGCTAACAGCAAAGTTGAAAAAGAAACTAATTTCATTTACTTCAATAATAAACAGAACGAGAACGCTTCTGTTGTTCATACAGGTGACAACCGTACTGGTGACGGCGATGGTGATGATGAGCAGATTCAAGTGGATCTTCTGAACATCCCGGCGGATGTAGAAAAGGTAGCTTTTACTATTACAATTTATGAAGCTGAAGCAAGAAGCCAAAACTTCGGACAAGTTTCTCGTTCTTATGTACGTATCGTAAATGATTTGAACAATGAAGAACTAATCCGTTTCGATTTGGGTGAAGACTTCTCTATTGAAACTGGCGTTGTTGTCGGCGAGCTATACCGTCATGGTGCAGAGTGGAAGTTCAATGCGATCGGTAGCGGCTACAAAGACGGCTTGAGCGGTTTGACTCGCGATTACGGCTTGCAATAAATCTTGTAGTTACACAGTGAACTGAATCTACTCATGAAAGAAGGTTATGTCAGTGACGATCAGTCTTTCCAAAGGACAACGGATTGATCTTACCAAGACTAATCCAGGTTTAACAAAGGTAGTGGTTGGATTGGGCTGGGACACTAACAAGTATAGTGGAGGTCAAGATTTTGACCTCGATGCTTCAGCGTTTCTGCTTCATGAAGACGGCAAAGCTAAAGGTGCAGATGATTTTGTATTCTATAACAACCCAAATGGTGGTGCAGGTTCTGTAATCTACACGGGAGATAACCGTACAGGAGAAGGCGACGGAGATGACGAGCAAGTTATCGTTGATTTCAGCAAAGTCCCTACCCATATTCAGCGTATTGGTATAACCGTAACGATTTATGATTACGAAACTCGTGCACAGAACTTTGGACAAGTATCCAATGCTTTCGTACGTGTTGTCGATGCTTCCACAGATCGTGAAGTACTCCGTTTCGACCTGGGTGAAGATTTCTCAACAGAGACGGCAGTTGTATTCTGTGAATTCTACCGTAATGGTGCGGATTGGAAGTTCCAGGCAGTAGGTAGTGGTTTTGGCGGCGGCCTTAGCGCATTGTGTAAAAATTATGGGCTGGACGCGCAATAGCATTTTCCGGGCGGGGTCATCACCGATCCTGCCCTTTTTTTAAAATATAAGAAAGTATAAGTTTCACACAATACTATATGTCTTATATTTCTCGCTTAAACGCTTACCGTCCTTATAAGGACGCCGAAGGCGTTTATACTTGATTAATTATGGATTCCCCACAAAGGACATGGAATAGGTCGTGAAGTATAAACTCCACTTTGTGGGGTTATTTAAAAATATAAGAAAGTATAAGTTTCACACGATACTTTATGTCTTATATTTCTCGCTTAAACGCTTGCCGTCCTTATAAGGACGCCGAAGGCGTTTATGCTTGCTCCATTTATAAAGGTGGTGTAAGAATGGGTATTACAGTTGTCAAAGGACAAAAGGTTGATTTAACTAAAGGACACCCTGGACTTGATTCTCTTATAGTAGAGATCGGATGGCAATCGCCATCTTCACTAGAGATTGATACTTCAGCTTTTCTGCTTGGAGCGCAAGGTAAAGTAAGCAAAGATGAGGATTTGATATTTTATAATAACCCGTCTACGCCTTATATCAGATATAAGGAAGTGCCCACATCAAACAATCTCAAGCAATTTGACGTGGAGCTAAACAAAGTTCCTTCTGATGTGATGAAACTCGCGTTTACACTTACCATTTATGATGGCGAGAAGCGAAGTCAAAGTTTTAGGCAGGTAAATCAGGCCTATTTTCGGATTCTGAATCAAGTGACAGGTGCGGAGCTTCTCCGATGTGATCTTGAAAATCATTTCTCCGTGGAAACGGCTGTTGTGGTAGGAGAATTATATAGATATAACGGCGAATGGAAATTCAGCGCCATTGCTGCAGGTTTTGCTGGTGGTCTACAGGAACTGTGTCGGAACTTCG
The window above is part of the Paenibacillus sp. FSL K6-0276 genome. Proteins encoded here:
- a CDS encoding tellurite resistance TerB family protein, with amino-acid sequence MSTFKSWLNTTKNGLTEQVKKFKNKDFMNAVVAGCALVAAADGKIEETEKNKMAGYMNMSNELKVFDMRDVITQFNFYVSNFEFSPEIGKQEALKAIGKFTGKPDVGRVIVGVCSAIGSADGDFDDNEKAVVRHICGVLGLNPGEFSL
- a CDS encoding TerD family protein, with the protein product MAGINLVKGQKIDLTKGNAGLSNVIVGLGWDPAEPARGFFGVKKQANVDCDASALMLNENGKLIKKGNLVCFHNKQSPCNSVIHSGDNLTGDGDGDDEQIMVNLNAIPSDVHKVLVVVNIYDATNRKQDFGLIKSAYIRVMNAVGNNELIRFNLSDNYNGYTALICGELYRQGGEWKFAAIGEGSHAAHINQLAERYV
- a CDS encoding TerD family protein — its product is MAINLSKGQKIDLTKTNPGLSKITVGLGWDTNKYDGGKDFDLDVSVFLTNANSKVEKETNFIYFNNKQNENASVVHTGDNRTGDGDGDDEQIQVDLLNIPADVEKVAFTITIYEAEARSQNFGQVSRSYVRIVNDLNNEELIRFDLGEDFSIETGVVVGELYRHGAEWKFNAIGSGYKDGLSGLTRDYGLQ
- a CDS encoding TerD family protein, which gives rise to MTISLSKGQRIDLTKTNPGLTKVVVGLGWDTNKYSGGQDFDLDASAFLLHEDGKAKGADDFVFYNNPNGGAGSVIYTGDNRTGEGDGDDEQVIVDFSKVPTHIQRIGITVTIYDYETRAQNFGQVSNAFVRVVDASTDREVLRFDLGEDFSTETAVVFCEFYRNGADWKFQAVGSGFGGGLSALCKNYGLDAQ